One segment of Desulfovibrio sp. JC010 DNA contains the following:
- the nifD gene encoding nitrogenase molybdenum-iron protein alpha chain: protein MSSKTKVVQWDPADIKDELLKKYPPKVARKRAKQIMINEATESEAPPEIVANVRTIPGIITMRGCTYAGCKGVIMGPTRDIVNITHGPIGCGFYSWLTRRNQTSAGPDGENYMPYCFSTDMQDQDIIFGGEKKLEAAIQEAYDLFHPKGICIFSTCPVGLIGDDVHAVAKKMREKFGDCNVFAFSCEGYKGVSQSAGHHIANNEVFTHLVGTNEEPRKEEYKINLLGEYNIGGDGFEIDRVLKKCGITNIATFSGNSTYDQFASAQHADLSCVMCHRSINYVADMLETKYGIPWIKVNFIGAEATAKSLRKIGEYFGDKKLIDKIEAVIAEELPEVEAIAKDVRSRTEGKTAMLFVGGSRAHHYQELFNEMGMKTLSAGYEFGHRDDYEGRRVIPDIKVDADSRNIEELDVEADEKYYKPRKTPEEIKALEDAGYEFKHYDGLNPDMDKGSIIIDDLNQYEAEKLVELLKPDLFCAGIKEKYSIQKLGVPMKQLHSYDSGGPYAGFKGAINFYKEIDRLVGSKVWSYMKAPWQENPELTATFVWE, encoded by the coding sequence ATGAGTAGCAAGACCAAAGTGGTGCAGTGGGACCCGGCGGACATCAAGGATGAACTTCTGAAGAAGTATCCGCCGAAAGTTGCCCGCAAGCGCGCCAAACAGATTATGATCAACGAAGCGACCGAAAGCGAAGCACCGCCTGAAATAGTCGCCAACGTCAGAACCATTCCCGGTATCATCACCATGCGCGGCTGCACCTATGCAGGCTGTAAGGGCGTTATCATGGGCCCCACCCGCGACATCGTGAATATCACCCACGGTCCCATCGGCTGCGGATTCTATTCCTGGCTGACCCGCCGCAACCAGACCTCTGCCGGCCCTGACGGCGAGAACTACATGCCCTACTGCTTTTCCACGGACATGCAGGATCAGGACATTATCTTCGGCGGTGAAAAGAAGCTCGAAGCAGCCATTCAGGAAGCTTACGACCTCTTCCATCCCAAGGGCATCTGTATCTTCTCCACCTGCCCGGTAGGGCTGATCGGTGACGATGTTCACGCCGTTGCCAAGAAGATGAGAGAAAAATTCGGCGACTGTAATGTCTTTGCCTTCTCCTGTGAAGGTTACAAGGGTGTTTCCCAGTCTGCCGGTCACCATATCGCAAACAACGAAGTTTTCACCCATCTGGTGGGAACCAATGAAGAACCGCGCAAAGAAGAATACAAGATCAACCTGCTCGGTGAATACAACATCGGCGGCGACGGTTTCGAGATCGACCGTGTCCTTAAGAAATGCGGCATCACCAACATCGCAACCTTCTCCGGCAACTCGACCTATGACCAGTTCGCCTCGGCCCAGCACGCGGACCTCAGCTGTGTAATGTGTCACCGCTCCATCAACTACGTGGCCGACATGCTGGAAACCAAATACGGCATCCCGTGGATCAAGGTTAACTTCATCGGCGCGGAAGCAACTGCCAAGTCCCTGCGTAAAATCGGCGAATACTTCGGCGACAAAAAACTCATCGACAAGATCGAAGCAGTGATTGCCGAGGAACTCCCCGAAGTCGAAGCCATTGCCAAGGACGTGCGTTCCCGCACTGAAGGCAAAACCGCCATGCTCTTTGTCGGTGGCTCCCGTGCACACCACTATCAGGAACTGTTCAATGAAATGGGCATGAAGACCCTTTCCGCAGGTTACGAATTCGGACACCGCGATGACTATGAAGGCCGCCGTGTAATCCCGGACATCAAAGTGGACGCGGACTCCCGTAACATTGAAGAGCTCGATGTTGAAGCTGATGAAAAATACTACAAGCCGCGCAAAACTCCTGAAGAGATCAAAGCACTTGAGGATGCAGGCTACGAATTCAAGCACTACGACGGGCTGAACCCGGACATGGATAAAGGCTCAATCATTATTGACGACCTGAACCAGTACGAAGCTGAAAAACTGGTGGAACTGCTCAAACCTGACCTTTTCTGCGCGGGCATCAAGGAAAAGTACTCCATCCAGAAGCTGGGCGTACCCATGAAACAGCTGCACAGCTACGATTCCGGCGGACCATACGCAGGATTCAAGGGCGCGATCAACTTTTACAAGGAAATCGACCGCCTCGTAGGCAGCAAGGTCTGGAGCTACATGAAGGCCCCGTGGCAGGAAAACCCCGAGCTCACCGCCACTTTCGTGTGGGAATAA
- a CDS encoding P-II family nitrogen regulator yields MKEVIAVVRMNMMNRTKNALTEAGIDAFFAHEAQGRGKGFVNAAVLEGAEEGYEEAAAVLGEKGKLYPKRILTAVVPEESVSAVVEEIIKVNKTGKPGDGKIFVCPVGDSVRVRTGETGAKSIA; encoded by the coding sequence ATGAAAGAGGTCATCGCAGTTGTGCGGATGAACATGATGAACCGCACCAAAAACGCCCTCACCGAAGCGGGCATAGATGCTTTCTTCGCCCACGAGGCACAGGGCCGCGGAAAAGGTTTTGTAAACGCTGCAGTACTTGAGGGCGCGGAAGAAGGCTACGAAGAAGCCGCCGCAGTCCTCGGTGAAAAAGGCAAGCTCTACCCCAAACGCATTCTGACAGCTGTTGTTCCCGAAGAATCAGTCAGCGCAGTGGTGGAAGAAATCATCAAGGTCAACAAAACCGGAAAACCCGGTGACGGCAAGATATTTGTCTGCCCCGTAGGCGACTCTGTCAGGGTCAGAACCGGAGAAACAGGCGCGAAGTCCATCGCCTAA